A single window of Solanum dulcamara chromosome 5, daSolDulc1.2, whole genome shotgun sequence DNA harbors:
- the LOC129890523 gene encoding uncharacterized protein LOC129890523, whose translation MGGVEFEGTVDPTDAEQWLELIERVFEQLQCSDAAKFKAKPLVLTWNDFVNEFHKKYVPPAYHDAKKKKFLNLEQGSMSIAEYQLKFLRLSRYAGGIINNEKDKCRIDKEQAGRNEHKFRKAYADSGGPPKRGRFDSSQANTFCKLAQHKKNRSSSFTASTPSYGQDKTHIPTCEGLSNPNPTFSLRMEASVQKSITTPSQGNKGARSINIQATSTGAANPAGGSRATARAYAMR comes from the exons atgggtggagttgagtttgaaggcacTGTTGACCCTACAGATGCCGAGCAGTGGTTGGAACTGATTGAAAGAGTGTTCGAGCAGTTACAGTGTTCAGACGCTGCCAAATTTAA GGCAAAACCTCTTGTTCTTACTTGGAATGATTTTGTGAACGAATTTCATAAGAAGTATGTCCCACCTGCTTATCATGatgcaaagaaaaaaaagttcttAAATTTAGAGCAAGGGAGTATGTCTATCGCTGAATATCAGCTGAAGTTTCTCAGGCTGTCCCGCTATGCTGGGGgtattattaataatgaaaaagataAGTGCAG GATCGACAAGGAACAAGCTGGTAGAAATGAACATAAGTTTAGGAAAGCTTATGCAGATTCGGGAGGTCCACCAAAAAGGGGGAGGTTTGACAGTTCCCAAGCTAATACTTTTTGCAAGTTAGCCCAACATAAGAAGAATAGATCAAGTTCCTTTACTGCCAGCACTCCAAGCTATGGCCAAGACAAGACTCATATACCCACCT GTGAGGGATTGTCCAATCCTAACCCCACTTTTTCTCTGCGTATGGAAGCCTCGGTTCAAAAATCTATTACCACTCCCTCTCAAGGGAATAAAGGTGCAAGATCTATAAACATACAAGCAACAAGTACAGGTGCAGCCAATCCAGCTGGTGGGTCAAGAGCTACAGCACGAGCTTATGCGATGAGATAG